In the Camelus ferus isolate YT-003-E chromosome 34, BCGSAC_Cfer_1.0, whole genome shotgun sequence genome, one interval contains:
- the FGF6 gene encoding fibroblast growth factor 6 gives MALGQRPLITMSRGAGRLRGALRALILLGVLVGMVEPSPVGIRANSTRLGSRGWGALLSRSRVGLAGETAGVPWESGYLVGLKRQRRLYCNVGIGFHLQVPPDGRISGTHEESPYSLLEISTVERGVVSLFGVKSALFVAMNSKGRLYTTPSFQEECKFRETLLPNNYNAYESALYRGTYIALSKYGRVKRGSKVSPVMTVTHFLPRI, from the exons ATGGCCCTGGGACAGAGGCCGCTCATCACTATGTCCCGGGGAGCAGGGCGACTGCGGGGCGCACTGCGGGCCCTCATCCTCCTCGGCGTCCTAGTGGGTATGGTGGAGCCCTCCCCCGTGGGCATCCGCGCCAACAGCACACGGCTGGGCTCGAGGGGCTGGGGCGCCCTGCTGTCCAGGTCTCGCGTGGGGCTGGCCGGGGAGACCGCTGGTGTCCCCTGGGAGAGCGGCTATCTGGTGGGGCTCAAGCGGCAGAGGAGGCTCTACTGCAACGTGGGCATCGGCTTCCACCTCCAGGTGCCGCCCGACGGCCGGATCAGCGGGACCCACGAGGAGAGTCCCTACA GCCTGCTGGAGATCTCCACGGTGGAGCGGGGCGTGGTGAGTCTCTTTGGGGTGAAAAGTGCCCTCTTCGTCGCCATGAACAGTAAAGGAAGGCTGTACACGACG CCCAGCTTCCAGGAGGAATGCAAGTTCAGAGAAACCCTCCTGCCCAATAATTACAACGCCTACGAGTCAGCCCTGTACCGAGGCACGTACATCGCACTGAGCAAATACGGACGGGTGAAGCGGGGCAGCAAGGTGTCCCCGGTCATGACTGTCACTCACTTCCTTCCCAGGATATAA